A portion of the Litorimonas taeanensis genome contains these proteins:
- a CDS encoding TrbI/VirB10 family protein: MQLDNLPGSDGQGFAGLKDKVDRHTWQFIKGAALSSLLSVGSELASDDGDRLTRALQNAGQDTANIAGQRIIDRNLNVQPTLRVRQGWRFNVIVSRDLILKPYGESR; the protein is encoded by the coding sequence ATACAGCTCGATAACTTGCCTGGCTCCGACGGCCAAGGTTTTGCGGGCCTGAAAGACAAAGTGGATCGCCATACGTGGCAATTCATTAAAGGCGCGGCCTTATCATCTCTTCTCTCGGTAGGGTCTGAGCTTGCGAGTGATGACGGTGATCGTCTGACTCGCGCGTTGCAAAATGCGGGGCAGGACACGGCCAACATTGCAGGACAGCGAATTATTGACCGCAATCTGAATGTTCAACCGACCCTGCGCGTTCGGCAGGGCTGGCGGTTTAACGTCATCGTCTCCCGCGATCTTATTCTTAAACCTTATGGAGAAAGCCGATGA
- a CDS encoding DUF2274 domain-containing protein, translated as MSQPKIKLDKLPNMKPVKHTITVMPELEADLKAYAKVYEKAYGEKVDITALIPSMLAGFLASDAGYKKAKRELA; from the coding sequence ATGAGCCAACCCAAAATCAAACTCGATAAGCTTCCTAATATGAAGCCCGTTAAACACACGATTACAGTGATGCCTGAACTAGAAGCGGATTTGAAGGCTTATGCCAAAGTCTATGAAAAGGCTTACGGCGAGAAAGTAGATATCACCGCCCTTATTCCGTCAATGCTTGCAGGATTTCTTGCCAGTGATGCCGGTTACAAGAAGGCCAAGCGTGAGCTGGCCTAA
- a CDS encoding DUF736 domain-containing protein, with protein MATIGTFSPTKAGGYEGTITTLMTSRKVRFVPNDKKKTEASPDFFVKSGRCDIGVAWNETSDPQDDSEPMDYISVKLDGPEMNKPINAALFDREDGADLVWSRPKAQ; from the coding sequence ATGGCAACCATTGGAACATTCAGCCCTACAAAAGCCGGAGGCTATGAGGGCACAATCACGACGTTAATGACAAGCCGCAAAGTTAGGTTTGTCCCCAACGACAAAAAGAAGACTGAGGCATCACCGGATTTCTTTGTGAAATCTGGTCGCTGTGACATCGGCGTGGCTTGGAATGAAACGTCCGATCCGCAAGATGACAGTGAACCTATGGACTATATCAGCGTCAAACTTGACGGGCCTGAAATGAATAAGCCAATCAATGCGGCATTGTTTGACCGCGAAGACGGCGCTGACTTGGTTTGGTCTCGTCCGAAGGCTCAATAG
- a CDS encoding helix-turn-helix domain-containing protein, translated as MSTQTHTFKDMKSEFLADPKNKVAYDEFTPEYAVASAMIKARAEAGLTQAELAEKAGMTQAQVSRLESGQWPTPATIKKLARALGKRAELRFV; from the coding sequence ATGAGTACACAGACCCACACTTTCAAAGATATGAAATCAGAGTTTTTGGCGGATCCCAAGAACAAGGTCGCTTATGATGAATTTACTCCGGAATATGCTGTGGCAAGCGCCATGATTAAAGCGCGCGCCGAGGCTGGTCTTACCCAAGCTGAACTCGCCGAGAAAGCCGGTATGACGCAAGCCCAAGTTTCAAGGCTCGAAAGCGGTCAATGGCCCACGCCAGCAACAATTAAGAAGCTGGCGCGGGCCTTAGGGAAACGCGCAGAATTGCGTTTCGTATAG
- a CDS encoding type II toxin-antitoxin system RelE/ParE family toxin codes for MSKWTIEALPAARREVKSLPRDLQARFFQIGDMLTEHGPQQVGMPHVRHLEGGLWEMKMKGKSGIARAIYFTVVGKRIVVCSAFVKKSQKTPKQELIKARNRMKGFEP; via the coding sequence ATGAGTAAGTGGACAATTGAAGCCCTACCCGCTGCAAGGCGCGAAGTTAAATCACTACCTCGCGACCTACAAGCGCGTTTCTTCCAAATTGGCGACATGCTCACTGAACACGGCCCACAACAAGTGGGCATGCCGCATGTGCGTCATCTTGAAGGCGGCTTGTGGGAAATGAAAATGAAAGGAAAAAGCGGTATAGCACGCGCTATCTATTTCACAGTCGTCGGCAAACGCATTGTTGTTTGTTCTGCCTTTGTAAAGAAGTCGCAGAAAACGCCTAAGCAGGAATTGATTAAAGCTAGAAACCGCATGAAAGGATTTGAACCATGA